The following proteins come from a genomic window of Anabas testudineus chromosome 3, fAnaTes1.2, whole genome shotgun sequence:
- the ahctf1 gene encoding protein ELYS isoform X1, with amino-acid sequence MYDLTAQVTSSLLPFPGVTTDALGEDEITLDSVLHGRFTVGRSGLAWLACGPNLEVVHAVTGERLSAYCFSGGGEHPPTVLAAKDFSWLKRSGLLVGLEEAEGSVLCLYDLGLSRVVKAVVIPGRITAIEPLVSYGGASTSTQHLHQSLRWFFGIAAVVTDLGHVLLVDLCLDDLSCSQSELEASDLQVVTKTPAEIPRLREVSTREGRHLCLQLNGPTGVGASALQYVSRTNQLAVGFSDGHLQLWNMKALKKEYHSQLEVGRVPVFAFTFQEPENDPRNCCYLWAVQSSQDLDGDTVSLHLLQLAFSERKCLSSGKILYEGLEYCEERYSQELGGTAFPARAQTTNIRLLSCQTIEKFRPHPDRDDSMNEVASPDTSVSIFSWEVKAYGQGAPSTYIGVFDINRWYHAQMPDSLRMGESLQNCPYLAVWSLDPVVQMVSPHVLMDVVVHDRSLSRGLPFTCPPPEQYFNPTTYNFDATCLLNSGIVHLTCSGYQKETLSFLKKAAPCSSDVISTSYSRCLMSGLLSSRLADTQASTLSQEEQLDAILSTAVETSSLGLITGCIKQWTAEEQPGSALNLRYILDWAWNKVVQTKEELDGICAPLFDSSSNFTDPQTLQLLHHSQRLLSNLSTIFHCLLSEAQELTQKGLVGLMNKNMVSSLISKYAQVVLWFCRTGLLPEGSDDDALQISRPFYTHSVISNYYTIRREELTRLAKGKWCADCLMIDGLVSQCGERLINLWKRDESGTGQYPPPTLHALLDIYLLENIDEAVKHAIVIYLLLDVMYSFPNKEGASVESFPTAFAIPIGLVKLVQGLWLLDHHDHQSSFELLLHPAVSQCQFEWQHERVLQALMCQGQHSVALRYFHVTKPPISSTSQAKLCLSVLLHNRCLIEAWSLIRQHSNRLNMDELLGFMYESCQELGLIKELLKLPLGLNEQECLEKFLQGTGGLQNRELLMVHYLQQANYIPALQLNHSLKMNLVNERDPKLKERSNMRNSILDQYGKVLPRVQRKLAMERAKPYQHPNTTHREVSRPQPLSTISKRSASDKVMSRAGFINNVLTKIEEVWLGKGTSPQSSPGKSPRAADVPASSPKPSSLALPDPFLGTPITMTSKRKSRLMDLVVHPSCQPPLPLPRGPPSSWVSPKSISKAPELSLLQTPQVVKRARALAASGPVFSAFTPQSILRSSLRPTPVATPSASPGRSITPPLRTKESRITFIKEAESPEPEKSIRWTNGMAADSEISLLTRGSTLSKATRKSWSSQPAEGEGEQPHVKFLPSEGGVSSPQLRCSDSESSSIHEATSETRPSDATQARLSLSFETSQMSVRSTDTTLEYYDAPQSEEQEEEEGHMATKNDEEIVTLNIKSLSDTEKTEEKPLPTTKQTADPTSESREEEEEEEEEVKEDETLEDVMESGVEQELKNEDEQEVQSSSKQDDAAPLEREETLSPSRVCNQVTENIMEAESQDQPVKSAEQDVQSKTTESTEFTVHLKACEAEEPRNEPEDDVEQSTADLTEFVQQHLFGADLSPPLTRSGIHNTSLTQTSFNSESVDKEEEEEKAAVEAPPVFSSQKSTVSVTSSEPTGTDSHSVVSVNDSEELSSPMSEEEEEEDEEEESDQAEEDEDEEDEEQEDSGSEVEIIEEVQGNGRLPALQPSSVFVQQGHTHFLQSVSEQEAAEFSLITPDTEMKMVDEDMQGEVVMVRLGADEGGLDPDQHQEQGSSFVELKPSTTLLVPLELVEEQQGLVDSVQLGLPELQQTIVPDDLRTETHSSFSLMLDMEEEEGGRGAFTVPLENDLQSSNLFLQAPAEETSDEHVAKAEVILLDTDHQGLLQSEDPSPEDQEKLMGSLNETEIDGLTESEPVELQDCLQTENTGENQGTQEKKDTGIVILAEDHEPAATEDSLPAPVDVKDDSTYEIGGVEDKHTPAEYQEEPEKNGPVNIDAEVAPSAETVPAVEELQQDHAALAATEVHKTEEIQEEELKNRTRGPQTKDKDAVDTNNQSEDTPVPETPASQKKKAPSTPTRMTTRARRAVTFISPVPEEPTEYKKEESIETDILVPASPSRTPRKTKPVKEAKVQASTPRRSTRKAQPELPKEEAEEKEAVDSDTAATATSKASSPSRRRTSQRAASTRSSQKSQSGSEETSTTTEVEDGGDQEDELTHKKGAQRTGSKTRTPAKRGATQENTPRRSRRRILSSSEAESTQLEILKEDKEEEEKTFAPPVSRSSRKVKTEPSETPQALQEEEEDKKQQVSSPGRTTRQSNRISLSVYPQVKLVPVSLPQSERMILGKTTAESVKENDVREPELNGNASHTNSRRPTRSKLWDHPEEDLPLLDSPLEVDSETPVADALIKRLQDEEEKQEGVVSKVVRTSKRSTRSSVEQAHPLPPVQDSLVPEPQDDETSPGEHSFIYSPSRRRTRASRAESVGPNEESATPATRSRRRVNKDVAPQDEVTSEEDHVGVEKAGVSKTRKTGKQTAKSKGVLEPPPVAQVDLLSPLPSPVDPLPRAQKIIKEAEVPTSGMNLRRKRIMDTIFTKPVTRRKKL; translated from the exons ATGTACGACCTGACTGCACAAGTCACCAGCAGCCTGCTGCCGTTCCCAGGAGTCACTACAGATGCTCTGGGGGAGGACGAGATCACTTTGGACTCTGTGCTTCATGGGAGGTTCACTGTTg GTCGTAGCGGCCTGGCCTGGCTGGCCTGTGGCCCCAATCTGGAGGTTGTTCATGCGGTGACAGGGGAACGGCTGTCTGCGTACTGCTTCAGTGGCGGAGGGGAGCACCCTCCCACTGTCCTTGCTGCCAAGGATTTCAGCTGGCTCAAACG GTCGGGATTGCTGGTCGGCTTGGAGGAAGCAGAGGGTAGCGTGCTGTGTCTTTATGACTTGGGACTGTCAAGAGTGGTCAAAGCTGTGGTTATACCAGGCAGG ATCACTGCAATTGAGCCATTGGTGAGTTATGGTGGAGCAAGCACTTCAACACAGCACCTACACCAGAGCTTGCGCTGGTTCTTTGGAATTGCCGCCGTAGTAACGGATCTTGGTCATGTTCTGCTTGTGGACCTCTGCCTCGATGACCTGTCCTGCAGCCAAAGTGAACTGGAGGCTTCAG ACCTGCAGGTAGTCACAAAAACTCCTGCAGAGATTCCAAGGCTGAGAGAAGTCAGCACCAGAGAGGGCAGACATCTTTGTCTCCAGCTCAATGGGCCCACTGGAGTTGGAGCATCGGCCCTGCAGTATGTCTCCAGGACCAATCAGTTAGCAGTGGGATTTTCTGATGGACACTTACAGCTGTGGAACATGAAAGCTCTAAAGAAAGA ATACCACTCCCAGTTGGAGGTTGGCAGGGTGCCTGTGTTTGCCTTCACCTTCCAGGAGCCAGAAAATGACCCCAGGAACTGCTGCTACCTCTGGGCTGTCCAGTCTTCTCAAGATCT TGACGGAGATACAGTCAGCCTCCACCTGCTTCAGCTAGCCTTCAGTGAAAGGAAGTGTCTGTCTTCTGGGAAGATCCTCTATGAG GGTCTGGAGTACTGTGAAGAACGCTACAGTCAGGAGTTAGGTGGTACAGCTTTCCCTGCCAGGGCGCAGACCACCAACATCCGCCTGCTGAGTTGTCAGACCATCGAGAAGTTCAGACCCCACCCAGACAGGGATGACAGCATGAATGAAG TTGCGTCTCCAGACACAAGTGTGTCTATCTTCAGCTGGGAAGTCAAGGCCTATGGTCAGGGAGCTCCATCTACCTACATAGGAGTTTTTGACATCAACCGCTGGTACCACGCGCAAATGCCAGACTCTTTAAG aATGGGGGAGTCTCTGCAAAATTGTCCCTACCTGGCAGTTTGGTCTCTGGACCCTGTTGTGCAGATGGTGTCTCCACATGTCCTCATGGATGTGGTGGTACACGACCGCAGCCTGAGCAGAGGACTGCCCTTCACCTGTCCTCCACCAGAACAGTATTTTAACCCCACCACATACAACTTTG ATGCAACCTGCCTGCTCAACTCCGGAATAGTGCACTTAACCTGCTCTGGGTATCAGAAAGAG ACTCTGAGCTTTTTGAAGAAAGCGGCTCCCTGTTCCAGTGACGTCATCTCAACTAGCTACTCTCGCTGCCTCATGTCTGGCCTCCTTTCATCTCGTCTGGCTGACACCCAGGCCTCCACCCTCTCTCAG GAGGAACAGCTGGACGCCATCTTGTCCACAGCGGTGGAAACTAGTTCGTTGGGACTCATCACTGGCTGTATCAAGCAGTGGACTGCAGAAG AACAGCCGGGCTCTGCACTGAATCTGCGCTACATCCTTGATTGGGCCTGGAACAAAGTAGTCCAGACCAAGGAGGAACTGGATGGCATct GTGCACCTCTGTTTGACAGTTCATCCAACTTCACAGACCCTCAGACCTtgcagctgctccatcacaGCCAGAGACTGCTCAGTAACCTCAGCACCATCTTCCACTGTCTGCTCAGTGAAGCTCAGGAGCTCACACAGaaag GCCTGGTAGGTCTGATGAACAAGAACATGGTGTCCAGCCTCATTTCCAAGTACGCTCAGGTGGTCCTCTGGTTCTGTCGTACTGGCTTACTACCCGAGGGATCAG ATGACGACGCTCTCCAGATCTCCAGGCCTTTCTACACCCACTCAGTCATCAGCAACTATTATACTATACGTAGGGAGGAGCTCACCAGACTGGCTAA GGGCAAGTGGTGTGCCGACTGCCTGATGATTGACGGTTTAGTTAGCCAGTGTGGTGAACGCTTAATCAACCTATGGAAGAGGGATGAGAGTGGGACAGGACAGTACCCCCCACCTACATTACAT GCCTTACTGGACATTTATCTACTGGAAAACATTGATGAAGCTGTCAAACATGCAATT GTGATTTACCTCTTGCTTGATGTCATGTACTCATTTCCCAACAAAGAGGGAGCATCAGTGGAGTCCTTCCCAACAGCCTTTGCCATCCCCATTGGTCTAGTCAAGCTAGTACAAGGCCTCTGGCTGCTGGACCATCATGACCATCAG AGTTCATTTGAGCTGCTCCTGCATCCGGCTGTCTCTCAGTGTCAGTTTGAGTGGCAGCATGAGCGCGTCCTGCAGGCACTCATGTGTCAGGGCCAACACTCAGTGGCACTTCGGTATTTCCACGTTACAAAGCCTCCGATTTCATCCACCTCCCAGGCCAAACTCTGTTTGTCTGTACTGCTACACAACAG GTGTCTCATAGAGGCATGGTCCTTGATTCGGCAGCACTCGAATCGCCTCAACATGGATGAGCTGCTGGGCTTCATGTACGAGAGCTGCCAGGAGCTGGGCCTCATCAAGGAGCTGCTCAAACTGCCCCTCGGTCTGAATGAACAG GAATGTTTGGAGAAGTTTCTCCAGGGTACAGGAGGCCTCCAGAACAGGGAACTACTGATGGTTCATTATCTTCAGCAGGCCAACTATATACCTGCTCTGCAGCTCAACCACAGCCTCAAGATGAACCTGGTG AATGAAAGAGACCCAAAACTAAAAGAACGGTCCAACATGAGAAACTCCATATTGGATCAATACGGCAAAGTTTTACCCAGAGTCCAGAGGAAACTGGCAATGGAGAGAGCCAAACCATATCAGCACCCAAACACCACCCACAGAGAAG TTTCTCGGCCACAGCCGTTGTCAACTATCAGCAAGCGCTCTGCAAGTGACAAGGTGATGTCCAGGGCTGGATTTATCAACAATGTTCTGACCAAGATAGAAGAGGTGTGGTTAGGCAAAGGAACTTCACCACAATCCTCCCCCGGCAAGAG TCCCCGGGCAGCTGATGTTCCAGCCTCAAGCCCAAAGCCCTCCTCTTTGGCCCTTCCCGATCCCTTCCTGGGAACGCCAATCACCATGACCTCCAAACGAAAGTCAAG GCTGATGGACCTTGTGGTTCACCCCTCATGTCagcctcctctgcctctcccaCGAGGACCTCCCAGCTCATGGGTTTCTCCAAAGAGCATCAGCAAGGCTCCTGAACTTAGTCTGCTACAAACACCACAAGTGGTCAAG CGAGCTCGCGCCTTGGCTGCTTCAGGCCCCGTGTTCTCAGCCTTCACTCCCCAGTCCATCCTGCGCAGCAGCCTCAGACCCACACCTGTCGCCACCCCCTCTGCTTCTCCAGGGCGTTCCATCACCCCACCGCTCCGCACCAAAGAGAGTCGCATCACCTTTATCAAAGAGGCAGAATCCCCTGAACCAGAGAAGAGCATCCGTTGGACCAATGGG ATGGCAGCAGACAGTGAGATCAGCTTGCTGACTAGAGGTTCCACACTGTCAAAGGCCACACGTAAGAGCTGGTCCTCGCAGCCTGCTGAGGGGGAAGGGGAGCAACCCCACGTTAAGTTCTTACCTTCCGAAGGTGGCGTTTCCTCACCACAGCTCAGGTGCTCTGACAGCGAGTCATCCTCCATCCATGAAGCCACTTCTGAAACCAGGCCATCAGATGCAACGCAAGCACGTCTTAGCCTCAGCTTCGAAACGAGTCAGATGTCCGTGCGGTCAACAGACACCACCCTAGAGTATTATGATGCACCTCAGTCAgaagagcaggaagaagaagaagggcaCATGGCTACAAAGAATGATGAGGAGATAGTAACACTGAACATTAAATCCCTAAGtgatacagaaaaaacagaggaaaagccCTTACCAACCACCAAGCAAACCGCTGATCCAACATCAGAGagtagagaggaggaggaggaggaagaggaagaggtaaAGGAAGACGAAACACTGGAAGATGTGATGGAGAGTGGTGTTGAGCAGGAGCTTAAAAACGAGGATGAACAGGAAGTTCAGTCGAGTAGCAAACAAGACGATGCTGCCCCTCTGGAACGAGAAGAGACACTTAGTCCCAGCAGAG TTTGTAACCAGGTAACAGAAAACATCATGGAGGCTGAATCTCAGGATCAACCAGTGAAAAGCGCTGAACAGGACGTCCAGTCAAAGACCACTGAATCCACAGAGTTCACTGTTCACCTGAAAGCATGTGAAGCCGAGGAACCCAGAAATGAACCAGAAGATGACGTGGAACAATCAACAG CAGATCTGACCGAGTTTGTGCAGCAACATCTGTTTGGCGCTgatctgtctcctcctctcactcGCTCAGGAATCCACAACACATCACTCACTCAGACTTCATTTAACAG tGAGTCAGTAGataaggaggaagaggaagagaaggcaGCTGTTGAAGCTCCTCCAGTGTTCAGCAGCCAAAAATCTACTGTTTCTGTGACGTCCTCAGAACCAACCGGCACAGACTCCCACT CTGTTGTGAGCGTAAACGATAGTGAAGAACTTTCAAGCCCAatgtctgaggaggaggaggaagaagatgaggaggaggagtctGACCAAGCTGAGGAAGATGAAGACgaagaggatgaggagcaggaggacTCTGGGAGTGAGGTGGAGATCATTGAAGAGGTCCAGGGTAATGGGAGGCTGCCAGCCCTCCAGCCCAGTTCAGTCTTTGTACagcaaggacacacacatttcctgcaAAGTGTGTCAGAGCAGGAGGCTGCTGAGTTCTCTCTGATCACACCTGATACAGAGATGAAG ATGGTAGATGAGGATATGCAGGGTGAGGTGGTGATGGTGAGACTTGGGGCAGATGAAGGAGGGTTGGATCCAGATCAGCATCAAGAGCAAGGATCATCATTTGTGGAGCTCAAACCCTCTACCACTCTCTTAGTACCCCTGGAGCTTGTGGAGGAACAACAGGGCCTGGTGGATAGTGTGCAGCTGGGTCTCCCCGAGCTTCAGCAAACCATTGTGCCAGATGACctgaggacagaaacacacagcagcttctcCCTGATGCTGGatatggaggaggaggagggaggtagAGGGGCTTTCACCGTCCCCCTGGAGAATGATCTTCAGTCTTCCAATCTTTTCCTCCAGGCTCCAGCAGAGGAGACTAGTGATGAACATGTGGCTAAAGCTGAGGTTATTCTTTTAGACACAGATCACCAGGGACTTCTCCAGTCTGAAGATCCCTCACCAGAAGACCAGGAGAAATTGATGGGTAGCTTGAATGAAACTGAGATAGATGGACTGACAGAATCAGAACCTGTAGAACTCCAAGATTGTctacaaactgaaaacactgggGAAAACCAGGGGACACAAGAGAAGAAGGATACAGGGATAGTAATACTGGCTGAAGACCATGAACCTGCAGCTACAGAGGACAGTCTCCCAGCACCTGTGGATGTCAAAGATGACTCTACTTATGAGATCGGAGGAGTGGAggataaacacacacctgctgagtACCAGGAAGAGCCTGAAAAGAACGGGCCTGTTAATATAGATGCAGAGGTTGCCCCCAGTGCCGAGACAGTGCCTGCTGTGGAAGAGCTGCAGCAAGACCACGCAGCATTAGCAGCAACAGAAGTGCATAAGACAGAGGAAATACAAGAGGAAgaactgaaaaacagaactAGGGGACCACAGACAAAAGATAAAGATGCTGTAGATACAAACAACCAATCAGAGGACACACCTGTACCGGAGACCCCCGCTTCTCAGAAGAAGAAGGCTCCTTCCACCCCAACACGGATGACCACGAGAGCCCGGAGAGCAGTTACTTTCATCTCTCCTGTACCAGAGGAGCCAACAGAGtataagaaagaagaaagcatAGAGACAGACATTCTGGTCCCTGCCTCACCTAGTCGCACACCTAGAAAAACAAAACCGGTCAAAGAAGCAAAAGTCCAAGCCAGTACACCCCGAAGAAGTACCCGCAAAGCTCAGCCGGAGCTTCCTAAAGAAGAGGCTGAAGAGAAGGAAGCCGTGGATAGTGATACTGCAGCCACAGCAACCTCCAAGGCCTCTTCTCCATCCAGAAGACGGACGTCCCAGAGGGCGGCTTCAACAAGGTCCAGCCAAAAGTCCCAAAGTGGTAGCGAGGAGACGTCTACAACCACAGAGGTTGAGGACGGTGGGGACCAAGAGGACGAGCTCACACATAAAAAAGGTGCTCAGAGAACAGGCTCCAAGACTCGAACACCGGCTAAACGCGGGGCCACTCAGGAAAACACTCCAAGGAGGTCCCGCCGACGGATTCTGAGCAGCAGTGAGGCAGAGTCGACACAACTAGAGATTCTGAAAGAGgataaagaagaggaggaaaaaaccTTTGCTCCGCCTGTCAGTCGCAGCTCCAGGAAAGTAAAGACAGAACCATCAGAGACCCCACAGGccctgcaggaggaggaagaggacaaaaAACAGCAAGTCAGCAGCCCTGGCAGGACGACGCGGCAGTCCAACCGGATTTCCCTCAGTGTTTATCCACAA GTGAAACTGGTTCCTGTATCACTTCCTCAGAGCGAAAGGATGATCCTTGGGAAGACGACTGCTGAGAGCGTAAAAGAAAATGACGTACGTGAGCCTGAACTTAACGGCAACGCTAGTCACACCAACTCCCGTCGACCCACTAGGAGCAAACTCTGGGACCACCCAGAAGAAGATCTGCCCTTACTGGACTCTCCGCTGGAGGTGGATTCTGAAACTCCTGTCGCAGACGCCCTCATCAAGAGACTCcaggatgaggaagagaaacaggaag GAGTTGTCTCAAAGGTGGTGAGAACGAGCAAGAGGAGTACGAGGTCATCGGTGGAGCAGGCTCACCCGCTCCCGCCTGTGCAAGACAGCCTGGTCCCTGAACCCCAGGATGATGAGACCAGTCCAGGCGAGCATTCGTTTATCTATTCCCCCTCACGAAGAAGAACAAGGG CCAGTAGAGCCGAGTCTGTCGGGCCAAACGAAGAGTCTGCAACACCTGCCACTCGCAGCAGGAGAAGAGTCAACAAAGATGTTGCTCCTCAG gaTGAAGTTACTTCTGAAGAAGATCATGTGGGGGTGGAGAAAGCAGGTGTTTCTAAAACcagaaaaactggaaaacaaacagccaa ATCCAAAGGAGTTTTGGAGCCCCCACCTGTAGCACAGGTGGACCTGCTCTCGCCTCTGCCCAGCCCAGTCGATCCGCTCCCACGAGCACAGAAGATTATTAAAGAAGCAGAGGTCCCGACCTCGGGCATGAACCTCCGACGCAAACGTATAATGGACACCATTTTCACAAAACCTGTTACGCGGAGGAAGAAACTGTAA